The proteins below come from a single Triticum aestivum cultivar Chinese Spring chromosome 5D, IWGSC CS RefSeq v2.1, whole genome shotgun sequence genomic window:
- the LOC123122142 gene encoding beta-glucosidase 32, with product MPMLFPFPVAVLFAAAAFAPRHASALTRHDFPEGFVFGAGTSAYQVEGAAAEDGRRPSIWDTFTHQGHSSDGSTADVSADQYHHYKEDVKLMHKMGLDAYRFSISWPRLIPDGRGQINPKGLEYYNNLIDELILHGIQPHVTIYHFDLPQVLQDKYGGLLSPRFIEDYTAYANVCFKSFGDRVKHWVTVNEPNIEPIGGYDNGSQPPRRCSYPFGADCAEGNSSTEPYIAAHHLLLAHASAVSLYREKYKAAQGGQIGITLLGWWHEPSTDTPQDAAAAVRMNDFHIGWFMHPLVYGDYPPVMRSRVGRRLPALPAPESEKVRGSFDFIGFNHYLIMRARSIDTSSGQGPRDYYVDAAVENPAADITTGEVETAPWSLRKLLEHLKLNYGNPTVWIHENGYADAPGTRSKAEEEEDDEDRVEFLQDYMETLYLSIRNGSNARGYFVWSFLDVFEFLFGYRLRFGLCGVDMGDAARTRYLRSSARWYSGFLAGGELRPAARPQKSYVQ from the exons ATGCCGATGCTCTTTCCCTTCCCCGTCGCCGtcctcttcgccgccgcggcctttGCTCCGAGGCACGCCTCCGCGCTCACCCGCCATGACTTCCCCGAGGGGTTCGTCTTCGGCGCAGGCACCTCGGCCTACCAG GTGGAAGGCGCGGCCGCAGAGGATGGAAGGAGGCCCAGCATCTGGGACACCTTCACCCATCAAG GTCACTCGTCTGACGGATCCACGGCAGATGTTTCAGCAGATCAGTACCATCACTACAAG GAAGATGTAAAGCTTATGCACAAGATGGGTCTGGACGCGTACAGATTCTCCATCTCTTGGCCCCGGCTTATTCCTG ATGGAAGAGGACAGATAAACCCAAAGGGCTTGGAATACTACAACAATTTGATAGATGAGCTGATACTACATG GAATTCAGCCTCATGTCACCATCTACCATTTTGATCTTCCTCAGGTCCTGCAGGACAAATACGGTGGACTACTTAGCCCCAGATTCAT AGAAGATTACACAGCTTACGCAAACGTGTGCTTCAAGAGCTTCGGCGACAGAGTGAAGCACTGGGTAACCGTCAACGAGCCAAACATAGAGCCGATCGGCGGCTACGACAATGGCTCCCAACCGCCGCGCCGCTGCTCCTATCCGTTCGGCGCAGACTGCGCGGAAGGGAACTCTTCGACCGAGCCATACATAGCGGCTCACCATCTCCTGctcgcacacgcttcggcagtgtcCCTGTACAGAGAGAAGTACAAG GCAGCTCAGGGAGGCCAGATAGGAATCACTCTGCTGGGCTGGTGGCATGAGCCTTCTACTGACACACCCCAGGATGCAGCTGCTGCCGTGAGGATGAATGACTTCCACATAGGATG GTTCATGCATCCGTTGGTGTACGGAGACTACCCTCCGGTGATGAGGAGCAGGGTAGGCCGTCGATTGCCGGCTCTACCGGCGCCGGAGTCGGAGAAGGTGCGTGGATCATTCGACTTCATCGGCTTCAACCACTACCTCATCATGCGTGCGCGATCGATCGACACCAGTTCCGGCCAGGGACCCAGGGACTACTACGTGGATGCAGCCGTCGAAA ATCCAGCAGCAGACATAACCACG GGCGAGGTTGAGACCGCCCCGTGGTCCCTGAGGAAGCTGCTGGAGCACCTGAAACTCAACTACGGGAACCCCACTGTGTGGATCCACGAAAATG GGTACGCAGACGCCCCCGGCACCCGGAgcaaggccgaggaggaggaggacgacgaggacagAGTGGAGTTCCTGCAAGATTACATGGAGACCCTGTACCTGTCCATACG GAACGGGTCGAACGCGCGGGGATACTTCGTGTGGTCGTTCCTGGACGTGTTCGAGTTCCTCTTCGGCTACCGGCTGCGCTTCGGCCTGTGCGGCGTCGACATGGGCGATGCGGCGAGGACGAGGTACCTGAGGAGCTCCGCCCGCTGGTACTCCGGCTtcctcgccggcggcgagctccggccggcTGCTCGGCCCCAGAAGTCCTACGTCCAATGA
- the LOC123122137 gene encoding beta-glucosidase 31 isoform X2, which translates to MHAPVEGAVAEDGRKPSIWDTFTHSGQFVDGATADVTADQYHKYKEDVKLLSDMGVDAYRFSIAWSRLIPDGRGGVNPKGLEYYNNLIDELLAHGIQPHVTIYHFDFPQALQDEYNGMLSRKFIDDYTAYAEVCFKNFGDRVKYWSTVNEPNVEPIGGYDTGVLPPQRCSFPFGALRCANGNSTTEPYIVAHHLLLAHASAASLYKEKYQAKQGGKIGLTLLGWWYEPATQTPEDIAAAERMNDFHIGWYMHPLVHGDYPPVMRKNVGSRLPSFTAEELKRVRGSFDFVGFNHYIALYVKADLSKLDDELRDYIGDAAVKYEMPFFNSKNQLLFGLKSDFQSSTPWALKKMLGHLQLKYKNPVVMIHENGAAGKNTPDDDEFRSQYLQDYIEATLESSRNGSNVQGYFVWSFLDMFEYIFGYRMGFGLYGVDFNSEERTRYQRHSAKWFTGFLHGGELRPVALPGKVYSQ; encoded by the exons ATGCATGCGCCA GTTGAAGGTGCGGTCGCAGAGGACGGAAGAAAACCCAGCATCTGGGACACGTTCACACACTCAG GGCAGTTTGTCGACGGTGCCACTGCTGATGTGACTGCAGATCAGTATCACAAGTACAAG GAAGATGTAAAGCTTTTGAGCGACATGGGCGTCGACGCCTACAGATTTTCAATTGCCTGGTCTCGCCTTATTCCCG ATGGCCGAGGAGGTGTCAATCCAAAGGGACTGGAGTACTACAACAATCTTATCGATGAACTCCTGGCTCATG GAATCCAGCCTCACGTCACGATATATCATTTCGACTTCCCTCAGGCTCTTCAAGACGAATACAACGGCATGCTTAGCCGAAAATTCAT AGATGACTACACGGCATATGCAGAAGTGTGCTTCAAGAACTTTGGCGACAGGGTGAAGTACTGGAGCACTGTCAATGAGCCAAACGTCGAGCCCATCGGCGGATATGATACGGGTGTCCTCCCACCGCAGCGATGCTCATTCCCCTTCGGCGCCCTCAGATGCGCTAATGGCAACTCTACCACAGAGCCATACATAGTAGCTCACCATCTTCTCCTCGCACATGCCTCAGCAGCGTCTCTATATAAAGAGAAGTACCAG GCCAAGCAAGGAGGAAAAATTGGACTCACATTGCTCGGTTGGTGGTACGAGCCTGCGACGCAAACACCTGAGGATATAGCAGCAGCTGAAAGGATGAACGACTTTCACATTGGATG GTATATGCATCCGTTGGTGCACGGAGATTACCCCCCTGTGATGAGGAAGAATGTTGGGTCCAGGCTACCATCTTTCACCGCTGAAGAGCTAAAGAGAGTGCGTGGGTCTTTTGATTTTGTCGGATTTAACCACTACATCGCGTTATATGTGAAGGCTGATCTTAGCAAGCTGGATGATGAGCTGAGAGATTACATCGGTGATGCAGCAGTGAAATATGAGA TGCCATTTTTTAACTCGAAGAACCAG CTCCTGTTTGGGTTGAAAAGCGATTTCCAGTCGTCGACACCgtgggctctgaagaaaatgctgggGCATCTCCAGCTCAAATACAAGAACCCTGTAGTCATGATCCATGAGAACG GAGCTGCTGGGAAGAACACCCCGGATGACGACGAGTTCAGGTCGCAGTACCTGCAGGACTACATCGAGGCGACCCTCGAATCCAGCAG GAACGGGTCCAATGTGCAGGGCTACTTCGTGTGGTCATTCCTGGACATGTTCGAGTATATATTCGGCTATCGCATGGGTTTTGGCCTCTATGGTGTGGACTTCAACTCTGAGGAGAGGACGAGGTACCAGAGGCACTCCGCCAAGTGGTTCACCGGCTTCCTCCATGGCGGCGAGCTCAGGCCGGTGGCTCTGCCCGGCAAGGTCTATTCCCAGTGA
- the LOC123122137 gene encoding beta-glucosidase 31 isoform X1, which produces MMAALSSLVLVLLLVAVATPEAAAATITRGDFPPGFIFGAGSSSYQVEGAVAEDGRKPSIWDTFTHSGQFVDGATADVTADQYHKYKEDVKLLSDMGVDAYRFSIAWSRLIPDGRGGVNPKGLEYYNNLIDELLAHGIQPHVTIYHFDFPQALQDEYNGMLSRKFIDDYTAYAEVCFKNFGDRVKYWSTVNEPNVEPIGGYDTGVLPPQRCSFPFGALRCANGNSTTEPYIVAHHLLLAHASAASLYKEKYQAKQGGKIGLTLLGWWYEPATQTPEDIAAAERMNDFHIGWYMHPLVHGDYPPVMRKNVGSRLPSFTAEELKRVRGSFDFVGFNHYIALYVKADLSKLDDELRDYIGDAAVKYEMPFFNSKNQLLFGLKSDFQSSTPWALKKMLGHLQLKYKNPVVMIHENGAAGKNTPDDDEFRSQYLQDYIEATLESSRNGSNVQGYFVWSFLDMFEYIFGYRMGFGLYGVDFNSEERTRYQRHSAKWFTGFLHGGELRPVALPGKVYSQ; this is translated from the exons ATGATGGCGGCGCTCTCCTCCCTGGTCCTCGTCCTGCTGCTCGTCGCCGTcgcgactccggaggcggcggcggcgacaatcACCAGGGGCGACTTCCCCCCGGGGTTCATCTTCGGCGCCGGCTCCTCCTCTTACCAG GTTGAAGGTGCGGTCGCAGAGGACGGAAGAAAACCCAGCATCTGGGACACGTTCACACACTCAG GGCAGTTTGTCGACGGTGCCACTGCTGATGTGACTGCAGATCAGTATCACAAGTACAAG GAAGATGTAAAGCTTTTGAGCGACATGGGCGTCGACGCCTACAGATTTTCAATTGCCTGGTCTCGCCTTATTCCCG ATGGCCGAGGAGGTGTCAATCCAAAGGGACTGGAGTACTACAACAATCTTATCGATGAACTCCTGGCTCATG GAATCCAGCCTCACGTCACGATATATCATTTCGACTTCCCTCAGGCTCTTCAAGACGAATACAACGGCATGCTTAGCCGAAAATTCAT AGATGACTACACGGCATATGCAGAAGTGTGCTTCAAGAACTTTGGCGACAGGGTGAAGTACTGGAGCACTGTCAATGAGCCAAACGTCGAGCCCATCGGCGGATATGATACGGGTGTCCTCCCACCGCAGCGATGCTCATTCCCCTTCGGCGCCCTCAGATGCGCTAATGGCAACTCTACCACAGAGCCATACATAGTAGCTCACCATCTTCTCCTCGCACATGCCTCAGCAGCGTCTCTATATAAAGAGAAGTACCAG GCCAAGCAAGGAGGAAAAATTGGACTCACATTGCTCGGTTGGTGGTACGAGCCTGCGACGCAAACACCTGAGGATATAGCAGCAGCTGAAAGGATGAACGACTTTCACATTGGATG GTATATGCATCCGTTGGTGCACGGAGATTACCCCCCTGTGATGAGGAAGAATGTTGGGTCCAGGCTACCATCTTTCACCGCTGAAGAGCTAAAGAGAGTGCGTGGGTCTTTTGATTTTGTCGGATTTAACCACTACATCGCGTTATATGTGAAGGCTGATCTTAGCAAGCTGGATGATGAGCTGAGAGATTACATCGGTGATGCAGCAGTGAAATATGAGA TGCCATTTTTTAACTCGAAGAACCAG CTCCTGTTTGGGTTGAAAAGCGATTTCCAGTCGTCGACACCgtgggctctgaagaaaatgctgggGCATCTCCAGCTCAAATACAAGAACCCTGTAGTCATGATCCATGAGAACG GAGCTGCTGGGAAGAACACCCCGGATGACGACGAGTTCAGGTCGCAGTACCTGCAGGACTACATCGAGGCGACCCTCGAATCCAGCAG GAACGGGTCCAATGTGCAGGGCTACTTCGTGTGGTCATTCCTGGACATGTTCGAGTATATATTCGGCTATCGCATGGGTTTTGGCCTCTATGGTGTGGACTTCAACTCTGAGGAGAGGACGAGGTACCAGAGGCACTCCGCCAAGTGGTTCACCGGCTTCCTCCATGGCGGCGAGCTCAGGCCGGTGGCTCTGCCCGGCAAGGTCTATTCCCAGTGA